A genomic region of Magnolia sinica isolate HGM2019 chromosome 6, MsV1, whole genome shotgun sequence contains the following coding sequences:
- the LOC131249835 gene encoding mannose-specific lectin-like, with amino-acid sequence MARAIQATQTLAILLLFLIGNAVAEELLFSGESLNTGEFLENGPYRFIMQTDCNLVLYVNRTRALWSSRTNGRGTTCRATLQNNGNLVVLSGTDVVWTSNTAVGSNNYRLIVQGDGNVVIYGGAMWATNTVQSNRRLL; translated from the coding sequence ATGGCACGTGCAATTCAGGCCACACAGACTCTTGccattctccttctctttcttatcGGCAATGCAGTCGCCGAGGAATTGCTCTTCAGTGGCGAGAGCCTCAACACAGGAGAGTTCCTCGAAAATGGGCCCTACAGGTTTATAATGCAGACGGACTGCAACCTGGTGTTGTATGTGAATCGCACGAGAGCGCTTTGGTCTTCTAGGACGAATGGAAGGGGCACGACGTGCCGTGCCACACTGCAGAACAATGGCAACCTCGTCGTGTTGTCTGGGACAGATGTCGTATGGACCAGCAACACAGCTGTTGGGTCAAACAATTACCGCCTCATCGTTCAAGGAGATGGGAATGTGGTGATCTACGGCGGAGCTATGTGGGCCACCAATACTGTACAGAGCAACAGACGGTTGCTTTGA
- the LOC131248031 gene encoding mannose-specific lectin-like: protein MAHAFQATQTLAIVLLFLIGNAVAEELLFSGESLNPGEFLENGPYRFIMQTDCNLVLYANRTRALWSSRTNGRGTTCRATLQNNGNLVVLLGTDVVWTSNTARGSNNYRLIVQGDGNVVIYGAAMWATNTVQSNRRLF from the coding sequence ATGGCACATGCATTTCAGGCTACACAGACTCTTGCCATTGTCCTTCTCTTTCTTATCGGCAATGCAGTCGCCGAGGAATTGCTCTTCAGTGGTGAGAGCCTTAACCCAGGAGAGTTCCTCGAGAATGGACCCTACCGGTTTATAATGCAGACGGACTGCAACCTGGTGTTGTATGCGAATCGCACGAGGGCGCTTTGGTCTTCTAGGACGAATGGAAGGGGCACGACGTGCCGTGCCACACTGCAAAACAATGGCAACCTCGTTGTGTTGTTGGGGACAGATGTTGTGTGGACAAGCAACACGGCCCGTGGGTCGAACAATTACCGCCTAATCGTTCAAGGGGATGGGAATGTGGTGATCTATGGCGCAGCTATGTGGGCCACAAACACTGTACAGAGCAACAGACGGTTGTTTTGA